The Helicobacter mustelae genome has a segment encoding these proteins:
- a CDS encoding phosphatase PAP2 family protein — MKITKKHFCILCLVFCLLVPNTIRAKEESAFQIYGDIFQFLPVLAASYSLAIRDYKGLGYLAIGVGSTLVVTYASKLAFAAIAKTHPDWAAISKRPDGTGYNGFPSGHTASAFSAAGFMQRRYGWKLGVPVTILAGLVGISRIYARRHTITQVIAGALLGYGLSYLFARRYNPNTVVSVDVDSRTLENGAVDNYMALSIYHRF; from the coding sequence ATGAAAATCACAAAGAAACATTTTTGCATCCTCTGCCTTGTGTTTTGTTTATTGGTGCCAAATACCATCCGCGCTAAAGAAGAATCAGCATTTCAGATTTATGGAGATATTTTTCAGTTTTTGCCTGTTCTTGCAGCGTCCTATTCTCTTGCAATCAGGGATTACAAAGGTTTGGGCTATCTTGCAATCGGCGTGGGAAGCACCTTGGTGGTGACTTATGCAAGCAAACTTGCATTTGCAGCCATCGCTAAAACGCATCCTGACTGGGCTGCGATTAGCAAGAGACCAGATGGCACAGGTTATAATGGGTTCCCCTCAGGTCATACTGCCTCAGCATTTTCTGCAGCAGGCTTCATGCAGAGACGCTATGGCTGGAAGCTGGGTGTGCCAGTGACAATACTTGCAGGACTTGTTGGGATTTCGCGCATATATGCTAGGCGTCACACCATCACCCAGGTGATTGCTGGGGCCTTGTTGGGATATGGGCTTTCTTATCTCTTTGCCAGACGCTACAATCCCAATACAGTCGTGAGTGTGGATGTGGATAGCAGAACGCTTGAGAATGGCGCGGTTGATAATTATATGGCCCTATCTATCTATCATCGATTTTGA
- the fabG gene encoding 3-oxoacyl-ACP reductase FabG, which produces MQFSGKNVLITGASKSIGADIARVLAGYGIKVWINYRSKPELAENLKREIEADGGRAALIPFDATDETTFTEAIKIILESDGELAYLVNNAGITNDKLALRMKTEEFMGVIDANLKSCFLGCREALKIMSKQRMGSVVNIASIIGERGNAGQTNYAASKGGMIAMSKSFAYEGAPRNVRFNCVTPGFVQTDMTDGLSEEIKDTYKKSIPLGRMASGREIANAVAFLLSDNASYITGEVLKVNGGLYM; this is translated from the coding sequence ATGCAATTTAGTGGAAAAAATGTCCTAATTACTGGGGCAAGCAAGTCAATTGGAGCGGATATTGCTAGAGTACTTGCAGGATATGGAATCAAAGTATGGATCAATTATCGGAGCAAACCAGAGCTTGCAGAAAATCTCAAAAGAGAGATTGAGGCAGATGGCGGCAGAGCAGCGCTAATTCCATTTGATGCCACGGATGAGACAACATTCACAGAGGCCATAAAAATTATTCTTGAGAGTGATGGTGAATTGGCCTATCTTGTCAACAATGCTGGGATTACCAACGACAAATTAGCCCTAAGGATGAAAACAGAGGAATTTATGGGAGTAATTGATGCCAATCTAAAATCTTGCTTTTTGGGATGCAGAGAAGCTTTGAAAATCATGAGCAAGCAGAGAATGGGAAGTGTAGTTAATATTGCTTCAATCATCGGAGAAAGAGGTAACGCGGGACAAACAAACTATGCGGCGAGCAAGGGCGGGATGATTGCCATGAGCAAGTCTTTTGCTTATGAAGGAGCGCCAAGAAATGTGCGCTTTAATTGCGTCACTCCAGGGTTTGTGCAGACAGACATGACAGATGGACTCAGCGAAGAAATCAAAGACACCTACAAAAAAAGCATTCCACTTGGGCGCATGGCAAGCGGAAGGGAGATCGCCAATGCTGTGGCATTTTTGCTGAGTGATAACGCTAGCTATATCACCGGGGAAGTATTAAAGGTAAATGGTGGACTTTATATGTAA
- a CDS encoding TaqI-like C-terminal specificity domain-containing protein gives MVYALYGLSSEEIAIIGGGQYIVFALLLVGAIHSKLLDLLKLLCEHFASELKEAFYFCEGLSVPNYQYEGKIIYPNMAKEFIAHLDTQGFFTNQKCFILTDNVRDKDRLLYLTAILNSKTNFWYFKQIGATLGASGYEMSKIFVEKLPIPKNPDAKILTQIEDLASRIIELRKSLEEMLNTQKSKAENKIETKEEIQSKELEQNLDSLIYKLYGLDEEEIKIIESEFSSKRERERSEIIDKVYQLVLLFIQSRFASTDFKILNPAESSKTAQNLESNKVAQIQQNFSRLLQDPISDRVYQGKIVWNRISQELCFSYDNKGYMILDSMFMITCSKDIFIKYLLALLNSSLSKYWIKNNAATLGDGIYGAKIYIEKLPIPKITQTNQKIVEQITSLVDEILVIKANCHSEPALASEESLGKKSRGSQGDVSGIRPQHDKSDTSTLEFYVDSLVYQLYNLTDEEIKIIGGNNG, from the coding sequence ATGGTCTATGCACTCTATGGCTTAAGCAGCGAAGAGATAGCAATTATTGGGGGGGGGCAATATATAGTCTTTGCGCTGTTGCTTGTGGGCGCTATCCACTCAAAGCTGCTTGATTTACTCAAGCTTTTGTGCGAGCATTTTGCATCTGAACTCAAAGAGGCTTTTTATTTCTGTGAGGGATTGAGCGTGCCGAATTATCAGTATGAAGGCAAAATTATCTATCCAAATATGGCAAAAGAATTTATTGCCCATCTTGATACACAAGGATTTTTTACCAATCAAAAATGCTTTATTTTAACGGATAATGTCAGGGATAAAGATAGATTACTCTATCTCACTGCGATTCTAAACTCTAAGACAAATTTTTGGTATTTTAAGCAAATCGGAGCAACTTTGGGGGCAAGTGGCTATGAGATGAGTAAAATTTTTGTAGAAAAACTCCCTATTCCCAAAAATCCAGATGCAAAAATCCTTACACAAATTGAGGATTTGGCAAGCAGAATCATAGAATTACGCAAATCTCTTGAAGAAATGCTAAATACACAAAAGTCAAAAGCAGAAAACAAAATAGAGACAAAAGAGGAAATCCAATCAAAAGAGCTAGAGCAAAATCTAGATTCTCTGATCTATAAGCTTTATGGATTGGATGAAGAGGAGATAAAAATCATCGAATCAGAATTCAGCAGCAAGAGAGAGAGAGAGAGATCTGAAATAATTGATAAAGTCTATCAATTAGTCCTACTCTTTATCCAATCAAGATTTGCTAGCACTGATTTCAAAATCCTAAATCCTGCGGAATCTAGTAAAACTGCTCAAAATTTAGAATCTAACAAAGTAGCACAAATTCAGCAAAATTTCTCAAGACTCCTGCAAGATCCAATTTCTGATAGAGTGTATCAGGGCAAGATTGTGTGGAATAGAATTTCGCAAGAACTTTGCTTTAGTTACGATAATAAGGGGTATATGATTTTAGATTCTATGTTCATGATAACATGCTCAAAAGATATTTTTATCAAATATCTTTTGGCTTTACTTAATTCCAGTCTTTCAAAATATTGGATAAAAAATAATGCTGCGACTTTGGGTGATGGTATTTATGGGGCAAAAATTTATATAGAAAAACTCCCTATTCCAAAAATCACACAAACCAATCAAAAAATAGTAGAACAAATCACAAGCCTAGTAGATGAGATTCTCGTAATCAAGGCAAATTGTCATTCTGAACCTGCGTTAGCAAGTGAAGAATCTCTAGGCAAAAAATCAAGGGGTTCTCAGGGCGATGTTTCGGGCATTCGCCCTCAACATGACAAATCCGACACAAGCACCTTAGAATTCTATGTTGACTCTTTGGTGTACCAACTATATAATCTCACAGACGAAGAAATCAAAATCATAGGAGGCAACAATGGCTAA
- the rpsU gene encoding 30S ribosomal protein S21, whose product MPGIKVRENESFDEAYRKFKKQTDRNLVATECRARRFFESATERRKKQKINAKKKMLKRLYILRRYESRL is encoded by the coding sequence ATGCCTGGGATCAAAGTTCGCGAGAATGAATCATTTGATGAAGCATATCGCAAGTTCAAAAAGCAAACCGATCGCAATCTTGTAGCCACAGAATGTCGCGCAAGAAGATTTTTTGAATCCGCAACCGAAAGACGCAAAAAACAAAAAATCAATGCGAAGAAAAAAATGCTCAAAAGACTCTATATACTTCGCAGATACGAATCTAGGTTGTAA